A DNA window from Helianthus annuus cultivar XRQ/B chromosome 15, HanXRQr2.0-SUNRISE, whole genome shotgun sequence contains the following coding sequences:
- the LOC110911587 gene encoding probable disease resistance protein At4g27220, whose translation MEYVSPFVKTTVSVMEYFAEELKKRLGFLVFSTEYVEDMKKKLDQLNHIEKDIQENGSESHRKRKWLEDVKDLNERSNFMDEAPSFFNVAKRYKLGKQSYGIPEEIKDLEDRESKIVVTHAQRPLAEVGSTSTGPSTSAPVLMGTQNNFKSRDSIYKAALESLQSNDESHKMIALCGMGGVGKTTMMEQLKKEVGASNSFHWVVKVVLGENTDVIALQRAIAKYIDSEDLKEEAIDARADRLQKKFEEMSKQGKKTLVIMDDIWSEVDLKDVGLSPLPNGFKLLFTSRFENVCARMGVKTDSVFKIRVLDEAEAKTLFFGIVGPSMLDGDEPELQKIGADIVNKCGGLPIALKTIAKSLIGNIKEAWQETLSNLQHEDLQDLNDIVHKVFEMSYNNLKKEDDKSIFLLCGLYPEDFDIPIEDLMRYGWGLNLFTKVHTLREARRRTIVCVNNLIQANLLTESDCMGCVKMHDLVRVFALSNFSKVKQASIVCHDNMSGQPLIKNAKESYDRVLLKCTGISKFPVDFNYPNLSLLIVMDGNDLLKFPQHIYENTEKLEVVCYDNIGIPLPSVVFEHSTKLRPLCLRSCSLIEDISFLGSLSNLEALSLVDCGIRRLPWKIGMLKKLKLLDLTGCVDLRIDDGVFQNLGSLEELYMRAYYYSPIRFTYANCDELEILSQKLFALELELFKSKTQPKHLSFENLERFRISIGCRLDELKDDEIHSFRNTIKLVGECNELVECKISDLFEKTEELHLKVNDMNHVENVWMHHSFSNLKVLYVHNCKRLTYLFTVAMASGLRKLERLEISKCPVMRTLIDEDYVGPKMDLDL comes from the coding sequence ATGGAGTATGTAAGTCCTTTTGTTAAAACTACAGTTTCAGTAATGGAGTATTTTGCTGAAGAATTGAAGAAACgcttgggtttcttggtattcTCCACGGAGTATGttgaagatatgaagaagaaACTGGACCAATTGAATCACATAGAAAAAGATATTCAAGAAAATGGATCAGAATCTCATAGAAAGAGGAAATGGTTAGAAGATGTCAAAGATTTAAATGAAAGAAGTAATTTTATGGATGAAGCACCCAGCTTCTTCAATGTGGCCAAGAGATACAAGTTGGGAAAACAATCTTATGGTATTCCCGAGGAGATAAAAGATCTTGAAGACCGAGAATCCAAAATCGTCGTTACTCATGCGCAAAGACCTCTTGCTGAGGTTGGTTCTACTTCTACTGGGCCATCCACCTCTGCACCCGTTCTTATGGGTACCCAAAACAACTTCAAGTCCAGAGATTCGATATACAAGGCTGCTTTGGAATCCCTTCAATCAAATGACGAGTCCCACAAGATGATTGCTCTGTGTGGGATGGGTGGTGTCGGCAAGACCACAATGATGGAACAACTAAAGAAGGAAGTGGGAGCTTCAAATTCTTTTCATTGGGTTGTGAAGGTGGTTCTTGGGGAAAACACCGACGTAATTGCTCTTCAACGAGCTATTGCAAAGTACATTGATTCTGAGGATTTAAAAGAAGAAGCTATAGATGCAAGGGCTGATCGTCTTCAAAAAAAATTTGAAGAGATGTCAAAACAAGGAAAGAAAACTTTGGTAATAATGGACGATATTTGGAGCGAGGTTGATCTTAAAGATGTTGGACTAAGTCCATTGCCAAATGGGTTTAAGTTGTTGTTCACATCACGATTTGAAAATGTTTGCGCTCGGATGGGTGTTAAAACTGACTCGGTTTTTAAAATACGTGTCTTAGATGAAGCAGAagcaaaaactttattttttggAATTGTGGGACCATCTATGTTAGATGGTGATGAACCTGAGCTCCAAAAGATAGGAGCAGATATTGTGAATAAATGTGGGGGTTTGCCCATTGCCTTAAAAACCATTGCCAAAAGTCTTATCGGTAACATAAAGGAGGCATGGCAAGAAACACTTTCAAATCTACAACATGAAGACCTTCAAGACCTTAATGACATCGTCCATAAAGTTTTTGAAATGAGCTACAACAATCTTAAAAAGGAGGATGACAAATCAATTTTTCTTCTTTGTGGCTTATATCCTGAAGACTTTGATATTCCTATCGAGGACTTGATGAGATATGGATGGGGATTGAACTTGTTTACTAAAGTGCATACTTTAAGAGAAGCAAGAAGACGAACAATCGTATGTGTTAACAACCTAATACAAGCAAATTTGTTGACAGAAAGTGACTGCATGGGATGTGTAAAGATGCATGATCTCGTGCGTGTTTTTGCTTTAAGTAAtttttcaaaagtcaaacaagctTCAATAGTCTGCCATGATAATATGTCAGGGCAACCACTTATAAAAAATGCAAAAGAGTCTTATGATAGAGTTTTATTAAAGTGCACAGGTATTTCTAAATTTCCTGTAGACTTTAATTACCCAAATCTCTCACTCTTGATTGTAATGGATGGGAATGACCTACTCAAGTTTCCGCAACATATTTATGAAAATACAGAAAAACTTGAGGTTGTCTGTTATGACAATATAGGTATTCCATTGCCTTCGGTGGTGTTCGAACACTCGACCAAACTTCGACCACTATGCCTTCGTTCATGCTCGTTGATTGAAGATATATCTTTCCTTGGAAGTCTTAGCAACTTGGAAGCATTGAGCCTTGTTGATTGTGGAATAAGAAGGTTGCCATGGAAGATAGGAATGTTGAAAAAACTGAAGTTACTAGATTTGACTGGATGTGTTGACCTACGCATTGACGATGGTGTCTTTCAAAACTTGGGCAGCCTTGAAGAACTTTATATGAGAGCTTATTATTACAGTCCTATTAGGTTCACATATGCCAACTGTGACGAATTGGAGATACTTTCGCAGAAGCTATTTGCATTAGAGTTGGAGTTGTTTAAGAGCAAAACCCAACCGAAACACTTGtcttttgaaaatcttgaaaggTTCAGAATATCTATCGGTTGTCGATTGGATGAATTGAAGGACGATGAGATACATTCATTCAGAAATACGATTAAATTAGTTGGTGAGTGCAATGAACTGGTAGAATGCAAAATCAGTGATCTATTTGAGAAAACAGAGGAGCTTCATTTAAAAGTGAATGATATGAATCATGTTGAAAATGTGTGGATGCATCACTCATTTTCTAATTTAAAGGTCCTTTATGTTCATAATTGTAAAAGGTTGACATACCTCTTCACAGTTGCCATGGCAAGTGGTTTGAGGAAACTGGAGCGGCTCGAAATCTCCAAGTGCCCTGTTATGAGAACACTCATTGATGAGGATTATGTTGGCCCCAaaatggatcttgatctctag
- the LOC110913677 gene encoding uncharacterized protein LOC110913677: MSHVWRCNWNRFLIRHDPPFQFPFQNLTHIHLEWCAKIKYLLSPLMAKYLSNLKNVFIFACHGMEEVISRRDDEITTSTSASSYQDTTFFPHLDTLYLERLQCLKSVDDGGRTCGSDKLSSNNMIHDEFQSGQVIGACWSLCQYPTKISISNCDALSSLIPWYALGQMKRLQELDIRYCKMMMEVFESESSSNNVDEGGARVIGGPPLKNLTILGPPQLSNLKKVYIYRCDLLPFIFTFSTLESLKQLKKLTVEKCKAMQVIVKEENETSTKCVVFPRLEILELEDLPKLKGFFLGMNDFRWPSLVIVKINKCPELMTFTSGQSTTPKLNYIETSFGKYSPECGLNYDETIGQGKELKQAAKYVYAYFTTFPNSSSEPTISKGIPCSFHNLIEINIEDRDVGTAIIPSYALLQLEKLQQITIVRCDGLEEVFEVVALEGSGSSESKTPVPIPIPNLTQVTLRRLRGLKYLWKSNQWMVLDFPNLTTLCITGCRKLEHGFTCSMVHSLVQLQDLHISDCEEIEVIVKEEEECDAKVNEIILPRLKSLTVDRLPRFKGFCLGKGAFLLSALDTLEIKECPAITVFTKGHVSTPELKVIDTSFGLCYVKTDINSLLKTKQEEVLLFLSLMILEKAHFNYMKR, from the exons ATGAGTCATGTGTGGAGGTGCAATTGGAATAGATTCTTAATTCGTCATGATCCACCTTTTCAATTTCCATTCCAAAACCTCACACACATTCACTTGGAATGGTGTGCCAAAATAAAGTACTTGTTGTCTCCTCTTATGGCAAAATATTTATCCAACTTAAAGAATGTGTTTATTTTTGCTTGTCATGGTATGGAAGAAGTTATTTCAAGAAGAGATGATGAAATTACAACATCTACATCTGCATCTTCTTATCAAGACACCACATTCTTTCCTCATTTGGACACTCTCTATCTTGAACGTCTCCAATGTCTAAAGAGTGTTGATGATGGTGGTAGGACGTGCGGGAGTGATAAACTTTCCTCCAATAATATGATTCATGATGAGTTCCAG AGTGGTCAAGTAATCGGTGCTTGTTGGTCATTGTGCCAATACCCCACAAAGATATCCATATCCAACTGTGATGCATTGTCAAGTCTAATTCCATGGTATGCACTAGGACAAATGAAAAGGCTTCAAGAGCTGGATATTAGATATTGCAAAATGATGATGGAGGTATTTGAAAGTGAATCCAGTAGTAATAATGTTGATGAAGGAGGTGCACGTGTTATTGGTGGTCCACCACTAAAAAACCTTACTATCCTAGGTCCCCCTCAACTCTCCAACTTAAAAAAAGTGTATATCTATAGATGTGACCTACTTCCATTTATATTCACATTCTCCACTCTTGAAAGCCTCAAGCAACTCAAGAAATTGACAGTAGAAAAATGCAAGGCAATGCAAGTGATTGTAAAAGAAGAAAACGAAACGTCAACAAAATGTGTGGTGTTTCCTCGTCTAGAGATACTTGAACTTGAGGATCTACCAAAGCTCAAGGGTTTCTTTTTGGGGATGAATGACTTCCGATGGCCCTCATTGGTTATTGTGAAGATCAACAAATGCCCTGAACTGATGACGTTTACATCTGGTCAGTCAACAACTCCAAAGCTCAATTACATAGAAACAAGTTTTGGCAAATATAGTCCTGAATGTGGCCTTAACTATGATGAAACTATCGGTCAG GGAAAAGAGTTGAAACAAGCTGCTAAATATGTCTAT GCTTATTTT ACCACATTCCCCAATTCTTCTTCAGAGCCTACTATTTCAAAAGGGATCCCTTGCTCTTTTCATAATCTGATAGAAATTAATATAGAGGATAGAGATGTTGGCACGGCTATTATTCCATCTTATGCGTTGCTACAATTGGAAAAGCTTCAACAGATTACTATAGTCAGATGTGATGGGCTAGAAGAGGTATTTGAAGTAGTAGCATTGGAAGGGAGTGGTTCCAGTGAATCAAAAACTCCTGtcccaattccaattccaaaccTAACACAAGTGACGTTAAGGAGGCTAAGGGGTCTAAAGTATTTATGGAAGAGCAACCAATGGATGGTACTGGATTTTCCAAACCTAACAACTCTCTGTATTACTGGTTGTCGTAAACTAGAACATGGTTTTACATGTTCCATGGTTCATAGTCTAGTGCAACTCCAAGACCTACATATAAGTGACTGTGAGGAAATAGAGGTAATTGTgaaggaagaagaagaatgtGATGCCAAAGTAAATGAGATTATCTTACCTCGTCTAAAGTCCTTAACAGTAGACCGACTTCCAAGGTTCAAGGGATTTTGCTTAGGGAAGGGGGCTTTTTTATTGTCAGCTCTGGATACTTTAGAAATCAAGGAATGCCCAGCAATTACTGTTTTCACCAAAGGACACGTGTCTACCCCTGAGCTGAAAGTAATAGATACAAGTTTTGGGCTTTGTTATGTAAAGACAGATATCAACTCCCTTTTAAAGACCAAACAAGAGGAGGTACTGTTATTCCTTTCTTTAATGATTCTTGAAAAGGCTCATTTTAATTACATGAAAAGATAA